The following proteins are co-located in the Gordonia polyisoprenivorans genome:
- a CDS encoding DUF4191 domain-containing protein produces the protein MAKAQAASKADKKAARQARRKASKERFTQLWQAFQMQRKEDKRLIPYMVGLFVLIVAIFVVIGLFIGSPWLLVPIGVVLGILAAFLLFGRRVQKTVYTKAEGQPGAAGWALSNMRGQWRVQQAVTGTSHLDAVHRVIGKPGVILVGEGSASRVTALLGQEKKKVARVVGDTPIYQIMVGNDDGQVPLSKLERHLNKLPGNIDRKRMDTLEGRLSALGGKQPGPGMPKGPLPGNAKMRSMQRTARRRGA, from the coding sequence ATGGCAAAGGCGCAAGCGGCGAGCAAAGCGGACAAGAAGGCCGCACGACAGGCCCGACGGAAGGCCTCCAAGGAGCGGTTCACGCAGCTCTGGCAGGCGTTCCAGATGCAGCGCAAGGAAGACAAGCGGCTGATCCCATACATGGTCGGCCTGTTCGTGCTGATCGTGGCGATCTTCGTGGTCATCGGTCTGTTCATCGGCTCCCCGTGGCTACTCGTTCCCATCGGCGTGGTGCTCGGCATCCTCGCCGCCTTCCTCCTCTTCGGACGGCGCGTGCAGAAGACCGTCTACACCAAGGCCGAGGGGCAACCGGGTGCGGCCGGGTGGGCGCTGTCGAATATGCGCGGTCAGTGGCGGGTACAGCAGGCGGTCACCGGCACCTCCCACCTCGACGCCGTGCACCGGGTGATCGGCAAGCCCGGGGTCATCCTCGTCGGCGAGGGCTCGGCAAGTCGCGTCACCGCCCTTCTGGGACAAGAGAAGAAGAAGGTCGCGCGCGTCGTCGGCGACACCCCGATCTACCAGATCATGGTCGGCAACGACGACGGCCAGGTGCCGCTGTCGAAGCTCGAACGGCACCTCAACAAGCTGCCGGGCAATATCGACCGCAAGCGCATGGACACCCTCGAGGGCCGGTTGTCGGCGCTCGGCGGCAAGCAGCCCGGCCCGGGCATGCCCAAGGGTCCGCTGCCCGGCAATGCCAAGATGCGCAGCATGCAGCGCACCGCGCGGCGTCGCGGCGCGTGA
- a CDS encoding RDD family protein, which yields MSRATGSWLSGPQSGAPADLEYRGADLGLPESGPGALVPGWPRTLALLVDWIIGGGLSLFFVGFGSPNLGLAVLAVWFVIGVFTVTMFGFTPGQFAVGMRVARVDHGPERLADEIAGKAPVAAVGVIRALMRQVLIVFLVPALMNDYNGRALHDRATGTAMVRSR from the coding sequence ATGAGCAGGGCCACCGGCTCCTGGTTGTCGGGCCCGCAGTCGGGCGCACCGGCCGACCTCGAATATCGCGGCGCCGACCTCGGCCTGCCCGAGAGCGGCCCCGGAGCGCTCGTTCCCGGGTGGCCGCGCACGCTGGCGCTGCTCGTCGACTGGATCATCGGCGGCGGGCTGTCGCTGTTCTTCGTCGGCTTCGGGTCACCGAACCTCGGCCTCGCCGTGCTCGCCGTGTGGTTCGTCATCGGCGTGTTCACCGTGACGATGTTCGGCTTCACGCCCGGGCAGTTCGCCGTGGGCATGCGGGTGGCGCGCGTCGACCACGGACCCGAGCGCCTGGCCGACGAGATCGCCGGCAAGGCTCCCGTCGCCGCGGTCGGCGTGATCCGTGCTTTGATGCGGCAGGTGCTGATCGTGTTCTTGGTGCCCGCGTTGATGAACGACTACAACGGCCGCGCACTGCACGATCGCGCGACCGGCACCGCGATGGTCCGGAGCCGCTGA